One part of the Anaeromyxobacter sp. Fw109-5 genome encodes these proteins:
- the radA gene encoding DNA repair protein RadA, whose amino-acid sequence MARPAPKTKTVYACAECGQTSPKWLGQCPACRQWNTMQEEVAAPEPRGAAPRGWGLATTAKPIPLHEVEAREEERQRTGIGELDRVLGGGVVPGALVLLGGDPGIGKSTLLLAALDRLARATPDKPVLYVSGEESARQVKLRADRLGVGAENLRVLSETDAQKVLQAAEALAPAAVAVDSIQTQYLPELQSAPGTVTQIREVAARLMAYAKTSETPVFLVGHVTKDGAIAGPRVLEHMVDTVLYFEGGGAHPYRILRAHKNRFGSASEIGVFEMKAGGLAEVTNPSALFLAERPEGAPGSAVTAVLNGTRTLLVEIQALVAPTGFGTPRRTALGIDSNRVALLAAVLEKKVGMEILGCDLFVNVAGGLSVDDPAADLAAVAALASSFRDRPLPPRTLVLGEVGLAGEVRAVSQPEIRLAEAARLGFERAIVPSANARHAELPAGIELVGVETVADALDRLA is encoded by the coding sequence ATGGCCCGCCCCGCTCCCAAGACGAAGACCGTCTATGCTTGCGCCGAGTGCGGGCAGACGAGCCCCAAGTGGCTCGGCCAGTGCCCGGCCTGCCGGCAGTGGAACACCATGCAGGAGGAGGTCGCCGCCCCGGAGCCCAGGGGCGCGGCGCCTCGTGGCTGGGGGCTCGCCACCACCGCGAAGCCCATCCCGTTGCACGAGGTCGAGGCCCGCGAGGAGGAGCGGCAGCGGACGGGCATCGGGGAGCTCGATCGTGTCCTCGGCGGTGGGGTGGTGCCGGGCGCGCTCGTGCTGCTCGGCGGAGATCCGGGCATCGGCAAGTCCACGCTGCTGCTCGCCGCGCTCGACCGGCTCGCGCGCGCCACGCCCGACAAGCCCGTCCTGTACGTCTCGGGCGAGGAGTCCGCGCGGCAGGTGAAGCTCCGCGCCGACCGGCTCGGCGTCGGGGCCGAGAACCTCCGGGTGCTCTCCGAGACCGACGCCCAGAAGGTGCTGCAGGCGGCCGAGGCGCTCGCGCCGGCGGCGGTCGCGGTGGACTCGATCCAGACGCAGTACCTGCCCGAGCTGCAGAGCGCGCCGGGCACCGTGACGCAGATCCGCGAGGTCGCCGCCCGGCTCATGGCCTACGCGAAGACGAGCGAGACGCCGGTCTTCCTCGTGGGCCACGTGACGAAGGACGGCGCGATCGCCGGGCCGCGCGTGCTCGAGCACATGGTGGACACCGTCCTCTACTTCGAGGGCGGCGGCGCGCACCCGTACCGCATCCTGCGGGCGCACAAGAACCGCTTCGGCTCGGCGAGCGAGATCGGCGTCTTCGAGATGAAGGCGGGCGGCCTCGCCGAGGTCACCAACCCCTCTGCGCTGTTCCTGGCCGAGCGGCCCGAGGGGGCGCCCGGCAGCGCCGTGACCGCGGTGCTGAACGGGACCCGCACGCTGCTCGTGGAGATCCAGGCGCTCGTGGCGCCGACCGGCTTCGGCACCCCGCGCCGCACCGCGCTCGGCATCGACTCGAACCGCGTGGCCCTGCTCGCCGCCGTGCTCGAGAAGAAGGTGGGGATGGAGATCCTCGGGTGCGATCTGTTCGTGAACGTCGCCGGGGGCCTCTCCGTGGACGACCCCGCGGCCGATCTCGCCGCCGTCGCCGCGCTCGCGTCGAGCTTCCGCGACAGGCCCCTGCCGCCGCGCACGCTCGTCCTCGGCGAGGTGGGGCTCGCCGGCGAGGTGCGCGCGGTCTCGCAGCCCGAGATCCGGCTCGCCGAGGCGGCGCGGCTCGGGTTCGAGCGCGCCATCGTCCCGTCCGCGAACGCGCGGCACGCCGAGCTCCCCGCCGGGATCGAGCTGGTCGGCGTCGAGACGGTGGCGGACGCGCTCGATCGCCTGGCCTGA
- a CDS encoding carboxylesterase yields the protein MARTGIEHGREFELRGGPDAVLLLHGLTGSTFEMHVVARRLAEQGMRCLAPVMAGHGGEARDLLGVPWPEWVAKARRDLARLEGARRTFVVGCSMGALVACALAHDHPERVDGLVLLAPALELQLHGRLAALLGRHAPLSRLVVPKTAGSDVSDPEQRERNRVATLEGVPLAAVAQLRALADHVDRQLPGIAAPALVVAGAHDHTVTVAGARRLARRIGSGPAHLVVLPDSFHLVGIDVERDLCADEAARFLEGLPVPGARAAGKPRPKGRARKDRTGGTSGRGQGRRPRAR from the coding sequence TTGGCACGCACCGGCATCGAGCACGGGAGGGAGTTCGAGCTGCGCGGCGGCCCGGACGCCGTGCTGCTGCTGCACGGCCTGACCGGCTCCACGTTCGAGATGCACGTCGTCGCGCGCCGCCTCGCCGAGCAGGGGATGCGCTGCCTCGCGCCGGTGATGGCGGGCCACGGCGGCGAGGCGCGGGACCTGCTCGGCGTGCCCTGGCCTGAGTGGGTCGCGAAGGCGCGCCGGGATCTCGCGCGGCTCGAGGGGGCGCGGCGAACGTTCGTGGTCGGCTGCTCCATGGGCGCGCTCGTCGCCTGCGCGCTGGCCCACGATCACCCCGAGCGCGTGGACGGCCTCGTCCTGCTCGCCCCCGCGCTCGAGCTCCAGCTCCACGGGAGGCTGGCCGCGCTGCTCGGGCGACACGCCCCGCTCTCGCGCCTGGTGGTCCCGAAGACGGCGGGCTCGGACGTCAGCGACCCCGAGCAGCGCGAGCGCAACCGCGTCGCCACGCTCGAGGGCGTGCCGCTCGCGGCGGTGGCGCAGCTGCGCGCCCTCGCCGATCACGTGGACCGGCAGCTCCCCGGGATCGCCGCGCCGGCTCTGGTCGTGGCGGGCGCGCACGATCACACCGTGACCGTCGCGGGCGCGCGGCGGCTCGCGCGCCGCATCGGGAGCGGCCCCGCCCACCTCGTCGTCCTGCCGGACAGCTTTCACCTCGTGGGCATCGACGTGGAGCGCGACCTCTGCGCGGACGAGGCGGCGCGCTTCCTCGAAGGTCTTCCGGTGCCGGGCGCGCGCGCGGCGGGGAAGCCGCGGCCGAAGGGGAGGGCGCGCAAGGATCGCACCGGCGGCACGAGCGGGCGCGGGCAGGGGCGGCGTCCGCGCGCGAGGTGA
- a CDS encoding DUF2905 domain-containing protein gives MPAGGLGGLGRMLLVTGALVALVGALLLVAERFPGLRIGRLPGDLSVERDGFRFYFPLGTSIVLSIVLSLLFWLLGRRG, from the coding sequence ATGCCCGCGGGTGGACTCGGCGGCCTCGGCCGCATGCTCCTGGTGACGGGCGCGCTCGTCGCGCTGGTCGGCGCGCTCCTCCTCGTCGCCGAGCGCTTCCCCGGGCTGCGCATCGGGCGCCTGCCCGGCGACCTGTCGGTCGAGCGAGACGGGTTCAGGTTCTACTTCCCGCTCGGCACGTCGATCGTCCTCTCGATCGTCCTGTCGCTCCTCTTCTGGCTGCTCGGGCGCCGCGGGTAG
- a CDS encoding RNA polymerase sigma factor: protein MNDDRAGALIDAGQLGAGAEAIVRDYGAQILGYLTSILRNDADAAEVFSQFTEDLWRGLPGFRGECPVRVWAYRLAWHAAARYLRDPYRQRGRRLETTELSRIAEEVRSSVLLGRREARQRGIDRLRARLSPDEQTLLVLRLDRGLSWREVATVLADDGAAVDEAALRKRFERLKDRLAQMAREEGLLE, encoded by the coding sequence ATGAACGACGATCGTGCCGGCGCGCTCATCGACGCGGGGCAGCTGGGGGCGGGGGCCGAGGCGATCGTCCGCGACTACGGCGCGCAGATCCTCGGGTACCTCACCTCGATCCTGCGCAACGACGCGGACGCGGCGGAGGTGTTCTCCCAGTTCACCGAGGACCTGTGGCGGGGGCTGCCCGGCTTCCGCGGCGAGTGCCCGGTGCGCGTGTGGGCGTACCGCCTCGCGTGGCACGCCGCGGCGCGCTACCTGCGCGACCCGTACCGGCAGCGCGGCCGCCGGCTCGAGACGACCGAGCTGTCCCGCATCGCGGAGGAGGTCCGCTCGAGCGTGCTCCTCGGGCGCCGCGAGGCGCGCCAGCGCGGCATCGACCGGCTGCGCGCGCGCCTCTCGCCCGACGAGCAGACGCTGCTCGTGCTGCGGCTCGACCGCGGGCTGTCCTGGCGCGAGGTCGCCACGGTGCTCGCCGACGACGGCGCCGCGGTCGACGAGGCCGCCCTCCGGAAGAGATTCGAGCGGCTGAAGGACCGCCTCGCGCAGATGGCGCGCGAGGAGGGACTCCTCGAATAG
- a CDS encoding DUF2892 domain-containing protein, translating to MTVDNGVRVVAGTVVLTSLALGVAASPLFVSSRFLWLTAFVGVNLLQSAFTGFCPAEMILRKAGLPDGKGAGAEAPAVRAAPRA from the coding sequence ATGACCGTGGACAACGGCGTTCGCGTGGTCGCCGGAACCGTCGTGCTCACCTCGCTCGCGCTCGGCGTCGCGGCGAGCCCGCTGTTCGTGTCGTCGCGCTTCCTCTGGCTCACCGCCTTCGTCGGCGTGAACCTGCTGCAGAGCGCCTTCACCGGGTTCTGCCCGGCGGAGATGATCCTGAGGAAGGCCGGCCTGCCCGACGGGAAGGGCGCCGGGGCCGAGGCCCCAGCGGTGCGGGCCGCGCCGCGCGCGTGA
- a CDS encoding protein kinase — protein MAGGPDPKRPAPPELAGESEAMSALLMELASAPARDPGDLATPFAAGQRVGRFELLREVGRGGFGVVFEARDTELGRLVAFKAMRPSLAQPDELERPLREEAEAAARLNHPNVVTLHDYGLHEGTPFLILELLRGETLQQRLRRGAIAPLEAVRLARDVARGLVHAHAQGVVHRDLKPGNVFLTDEGGLKILDFGLARLLDRASLAGGTPAYMAPEQLRGAPGDARADVFSAAVMLFQMLAGRLPFPVVGGRCTVLDPGPPPPLPLVDPPPELAALLASALSRDPAGRPQSASALRAALEGVEESYTRRAARASRALRHRRLRRVAAALGGLAIAATSGAAFLALRARADSERALRASRIASAAEGASDPLTAALLMTELGDDPPPRALEIAQRILAEPIPVAVLEHPPGGLGLAISPDGRQVAVGAAAARAGGGAAETGVAISSADGRGGVRVLTAPGGRVNAVAFTPDGTRVVAASHDGEVRVFRADGSSAPLLLQAGSSPHAVLAVDPGGRTAAVGALDGRAWLVALDAARPAQPLVHDGAVLALAYAPDGARLATGSGDGHLRIFDARSGALLERVTLPGGAVFALAWSRDGRAIATGSEDGVARLFGADGRPRAAFGATGAPLSTVAFSPDSLRIATASQDGSARVYPIASPAQEVRLRGHRGSVSDARFSPDGRRVLTVSGDGTVRVWPADGEGPTMVLRGHPAFEASFSPDGARIFTRGKDHTVRVWTAEDPRDRGVLRGHGDLVDTVEWTRDGARVVTAGHDGTARIWPVHGEGAPLVIADPGRVLHAADLDPDERRLVTASEDGVVRLWDARDGRLLRELRGHTSSVLSAAFSPDGSRIASASLDGTVRVWPVAGDAPPVVLTGHEKGITSVCWTPDGRAVVSASQLDATVRIWPLDGSAARVIRAERSVFRATVTPDGTRLLVAEENGPLHVYRLDTLGELPPIAALPEGLFSAAASPDGARIALTSHDGIVRVYRASGEGEPLVLRGHDGSVGHATFSPDGSELATASVDGTARVWPVSWDRVLALLRAATTACLPVGHRIQILGESAAEAERSAAACERLHGRAPEPPRRMRSTPSAGLPSVAPSRGG, from the coding sequence ATGGCCGGCGGCCCGGACCCGAAGCGTCCCGCGCCCCCCGAGCTGGCGGGGGAGAGCGAGGCCATGTCCGCGCTCCTCATGGAGCTCGCCAGCGCCCCCGCGCGCGACCCGGGCGATCTCGCGACGCCCTTCGCGGCCGGGCAGCGGGTCGGCCGCTTCGAGCTGCTGCGCGAGGTCGGCCGCGGCGGCTTCGGCGTGGTGTTCGAGGCGCGCGACACGGAGCTCGGGCGGCTCGTCGCCTTCAAGGCGATGCGTCCATCCCTCGCCCAGCCCGACGAGCTCGAGCGGCCCCTGCGCGAGGAGGCGGAGGCGGCCGCGCGGCTCAACCACCCGAACGTCGTCACGCTGCACGACTACGGGCTGCACGAGGGCACGCCGTTCCTCATCCTCGAGCTCCTGCGCGGCGAGACCCTCCAGCAGCGGCTCCGGCGGGGAGCGATCGCCCCGCTGGAGGCGGTGCGGCTCGCGCGGGACGTCGCGCGCGGGCTCGTCCACGCGCACGCGCAGGGCGTCGTGCACCGGGACCTGAAGCCCGGGAACGTCTTCCTCACCGACGAGGGGGGCCTGAAGATCCTGGACTTCGGCCTCGCGCGGCTCCTCGACCGCGCGAGCCTCGCCGGCGGCACGCCCGCGTACATGGCGCCCGAGCAGCTCCGCGGCGCGCCTGGCGACGCGCGGGCGGACGTGTTCAGCGCGGCGGTCATGCTCTTCCAGATGCTCGCGGGGCGGCTGCCCTTCCCGGTGGTGGGCGGGCGGTGCACCGTGCTCGATCCCGGCCCGCCCCCGCCCCTCCCGCTCGTCGATCCGCCGCCGGAGCTCGCCGCGCTGCTCGCGAGCGCCCTGTCGCGCGATCCCGCCGGGCGCCCGCAGAGCGCGAGCGCGCTCCGAGCCGCTCTGGAGGGCGTCGAGGAGTCCTACACCCGGCGCGCCGCCCGGGCCTCCCGCGCGCTCCGCCACCGGCGCCTGCGCCGCGTGGCCGCCGCGCTCGGGGGGCTCGCGATCGCCGCGACGTCGGGCGCCGCCTTCCTCGCGCTGCGCGCGCGGGCCGACTCGGAGCGGGCGCTCCGCGCGTCGCGCATCGCGAGCGCCGCGGAGGGCGCCTCGGATCCGCTCACGGCGGCGCTCCTCATGACGGAGCTCGGCGACGATCCGCCCCCGCGGGCGCTCGAGATCGCGCAGCGCATCCTGGCGGAGCCCATCCCCGTCGCCGTCCTCGAGCACCCGCCGGGCGGCCTCGGCCTGGCGATCAGCCCCGACGGTCGCCAGGTGGCCGTGGGCGCCGCCGCGGCGCGAGCCGGCGGCGGCGCCGCGGAGACGGGCGTCGCCATCTCGAGCGCGGACGGCAGGGGCGGCGTGCGCGTCCTCACCGCGCCGGGGGGGCGCGTCAACGCGGTCGCCTTCACGCCCGACGGGACGCGGGTGGTCGCCGCCTCCCACGACGGCGAGGTGCGGGTCTTCCGCGCCGACGGGAGCAGCGCGCCGCTCCTGCTGCAGGCCGGCTCGAGCCCGCACGCGGTGCTCGCCGTCGACCCCGGCGGCCGCACCGCCGCGGTCGGCGCGCTCGACGGGAGGGCGTGGCTCGTCGCGCTGGACGCCGCGCGCCCGGCCCAGCCGCTCGTGCACGACGGCGCCGTGCTCGCGCTCGCGTACGCGCCGGACGGCGCCAGGCTCGCGACGGGGAGCGGAGACGGGCACCTGCGCATCTTCGACGCCCGCTCGGGCGCGCTGCTCGAGCGCGTGACCCTCCCCGGCGGCGCGGTGTTCGCGCTCGCCTGGTCCCGGGACGGCCGCGCCATCGCCACCGGCTCGGAGGACGGCGTGGCGCGGCTCTTCGGCGCCGACGGCCGGCCGCGCGCGGCGTTCGGCGCGACCGGCGCGCCGCTCTCGACCGTCGCCTTCAGCCCCGACTCGCTGCGGATCGCGACCGCCTCGCAGGACGGCTCGGCGCGGGTCTATCCGATCGCCTCGCCGGCCCAGGAGGTGCGGCTGCGAGGGCACCGCGGATCGGTGTCCGACGCGCGCTTCAGCCCGGACGGCAGGCGCGTGCTCACGGTGAGCGGGGACGGCACCGTGCGGGTGTGGCCCGCCGACGGCGAGGGTCCGACGATGGTGCTCCGCGGGCATCCGGCCTTCGAGGCGTCCTTCTCGCCGGACGGCGCGCGCATCTTCACGCGCGGCAAGGACCACACCGTCCGCGTGTGGACGGCGGAGGATCCCCGCGACCGGGGCGTCCTGCGCGGCCACGGGGATCTCGTGGATACGGTCGAGTGGACGCGCGACGGCGCTCGCGTCGTGACCGCCGGGCACGACGGCACCGCGCGGATCTGGCCCGTTCACGGGGAGGGCGCGCCGCTCGTGATCGCCGATCCCGGGCGCGTCCTGCACGCGGCGGACCTCGACCCCGACGAGCGGCGGCTCGTCACCGCCTCGGAGGACGGCGTGGTGCGCCTCTGGGACGCGCGCGACGGGCGCCTGCTCCGCGAGCTGCGCGGCCACACGAGCTCGGTCCTGTCGGCGGCCTTCAGCCCCGACGGCTCCCGCATCGCGAGCGCCTCGCTCGACGGAACGGTCCGCGTCTGGCCGGTCGCCGGCGACGCGCCCCCGGTCGTGCTCACCGGCCACGAGAAGGGGATCACCTCCGTCTGCTGGACCCCGGACGGCCGCGCGGTCGTCTCGGCCTCACAGCTCGACGCGACGGTGCGCATCTGGCCGCTCGACGGCAGCGCCGCGCGGGTGATCCGCGCGGAGCGCAGCGTGTTCCGCGCGACCGTCACGCCCGACGGGACGCGGCTGCTCGTCGCCGAGGAGAACGGGCCGCTCCACGTGTATCGGCTCGACACGCTCGGCGAGCTCCCGCCCATCGCGGCGCTCCCCGAGGGCCTGTTCTCCGCGGCGGCGAGCCCCGACGGCGCCCGCATCGCGCTCACCTCGCACGACGGCATCGTGCGCGTGTACCGCGCGAGCGGCGAGGGCGAGCCGCTCGTGCTGCGCGGTCACGACGGCAGCGTGGGGCACGCGACGTTCAGCCCCGACGGCTCGGAGCTCGCCACCGCCTCGGTGGACGGGACCGCGCGCGTGTGGCCCGTCTCGTGGGACCGCGTCCTCGCGCTGCTGCGCGCCGCGACCACGGCCTGCCTGCCGGTCGGGCACCGGATCCAGATCCTCGGGGAGAGCGCCGCCGAGGCCGAGCGCAGCGCCGCCGCCTGCGAGCGCCTCCACGGACGTGCGCCCGAGCCGCCGCGGCGCATGCGGAGCACGCCGTCGGCCGGCCTCCCGTCGGTGGCCCCGTCGCGAGGAGGATGA
- the glpK gene encoding glycerol kinase GlpK encodes MASYVMAIDQGTTGTTVLILDKRLAPRARVNQEFRQIFPKPGWVEHDLDDLWGSTVATVQRALREAGLRGREIAAIGITNQRETTAAWDRLSGRALHHAIVWQDRRTTDACASLKAEGHEQRVREKTGLVIDPYFSATKMRWLLDNVRGLRERAESGAAAFGTIDSYLVWRLTNGGTHVTDVSNASRTLLMDIRARAWDRELLDLFGVPRSVLPEIVPSSHVYGTTRNVKDLPDGIPIAGMAGDQQAALFGQACFTPGEAKCTYGTGAFLLQNVGGEPVQSSRGLLTTVAWDVGGEVTYALEGSSFIAGAAVQWLRDGLRLFKKTPEVEALAKQVKDTGDLVFVPALAGLGAPHWRPEARGVIRGIDRGVSAAHLARATLEGIAFLIYDLAEAMRAEAGKAYPVFKVDGGASQNDLLMQFQADLLDVPVERPRMIDTTALGAAFLAGLAIGFWKDREEIRRAWKVGKRFEPKMKAVEREAHLAKWRRAVQSA; translated from the coding sequence ATGGCTTCCTACGTCATGGCGATCGACCAGGGGACGACGGGCACCACCGTCCTCATCCTCGACAAGCGGCTCGCGCCCCGCGCCCGCGTGAACCAGGAGTTCCGGCAGATCTTCCCGAAGCCCGGGTGGGTGGAGCACGATCTCGACGACCTCTGGGGCTCGACGGTCGCGACGGTGCAGCGCGCGCTGCGCGAGGCGGGCCTGCGCGGGCGCGAGATCGCGGCCATCGGGATCACGAACCAGCGCGAGACCACCGCGGCGTGGGACCGGCTCTCGGGGCGCGCGCTCCACCACGCCATCGTCTGGCAGGACCGCCGCACCACCGACGCGTGCGCGTCGCTCAAGGCGGAGGGGCACGAGCAGCGCGTGCGGGAGAAGACCGGGCTCGTCATCGACCCCTACTTCTCCGCCACCAAGATGCGCTGGCTGCTCGACAACGTCCGCGGCCTGCGCGAGCGGGCCGAGTCCGGCGCCGCCGCGTTCGGCACCATCGACAGCTACCTCGTCTGGAGGCTCACGAACGGCGGGACGCACGTGACCGACGTCTCCAACGCGAGCCGCACGCTCCTCATGGACATCCGCGCGCGGGCGTGGGACCGCGAGCTGCTCGACCTCTTCGGCGTGCCGCGCAGCGTGCTGCCCGAGATCGTCCCCTCCTCGCACGTCTATGGCACCACCCGGAACGTGAAGGACCTGCCGGACGGGATCCCCATCGCGGGGATGGCGGGCGACCAGCAGGCGGCGCTGTTCGGCCAGGCGTGCTTCACGCCCGGCGAGGCGAAGTGCACCTACGGCACCGGGGCGTTCCTGCTCCAGAACGTGGGGGGCGAGCCGGTGCAGTCCTCGCGCGGCCTGCTCACCACCGTCGCCTGGGACGTCGGAGGCGAGGTGACCTACGCGCTCGAGGGCTCCTCGTTCATCGCCGGGGCGGCGGTGCAGTGGCTGCGCGACGGGCTCCGGCTGTTCAAGAAGACGCCGGAGGTGGAGGCCCTCGCGAAGCAGGTGAAGGACACGGGCGACCTCGTGTTCGTCCCCGCGCTCGCCGGGCTGGGCGCCCCGCACTGGCGGCCCGAGGCGCGCGGGGTGATCCGCGGCATCGACCGCGGCGTCTCCGCCGCGCACCTCGCCCGCGCCACCCTCGAGGGCATCGCGTTCCTCATCTACGACCTCGCGGAGGCGATGAGGGCCGAGGCGGGCAAGGCTTACCCCGTGTTCAAGGTGGACGGCGGCGCCTCGCAGAACGACCTGCTCATGCAGTTCCAGGCGGACCTGCTCGACGTCCCGGTCGAGCGGCCGCGCATGATCGACACCACCGCGCTGGGCGCCGCCTTCCTCGCCGGCCTCGCCATCGGCTTCTGGAAGGATCGCGAGGAGATCCGCCGGGCCTGGAAGGTGGGCAAGCGCTTCGAGCCGAAGATGAAGGCCGTCGAGCGCGAGGCGCACCTGGCGAAGTGGCGCCGGGCGGTGCAGAGCGCCTAG
- the bioB gene encoding biotin synthase BioB, with protein sequence MCETARTLPPDIVPITVEEARTLIRHTGGPALDALLDRADAVRRAVHGDEVALCGITNAKSGRCPENCGFCSQSAHFPGADAPVYPLVPAEEMVAQAKVAERAGAREFSIVTSGTRVAKESELATIEEAVRKLRAETAVEPCASLGLVREPELVRLKAAGLMHYHHNLETARSFFENVCTTHTYDEQLETIRAAKRQGLKLCSGGILGMGETPEQRVELAATIRELGIDCVPMNFLNPRPGTPMEHVQAITAEECLAAVAVFRLMMPAAHIFVMGGREVNLGGRQHLIFRAGANGTMVGNYLTSAGRGPGETVRMVEEQGLRLRAPDTGREWAFDGSAPAEAEWNRRAAEPGGKRGLPVVGPPRGGCA encoded by the coding sequence ATGTGTGAGACCGCCAGGACCCTTCCGCCGGACATCGTCCCGATCACCGTCGAGGAGGCGAGGACGCTCATCCGCCACACCGGCGGCCCGGCGCTCGACGCCCTGCTCGACCGCGCCGACGCCGTGCGGCGCGCCGTCCACGGAGACGAGGTCGCGCTGTGCGGCATCACCAACGCGAAGAGCGGGCGCTGCCCGGAGAACTGCGGCTTCTGCTCCCAGTCCGCGCACTTCCCGGGCGCGGACGCCCCGGTGTACCCGCTCGTGCCGGCCGAGGAGATGGTGGCCCAGGCGAAGGTGGCCGAGCGCGCCGGAGCGCGCGAGTTCTCCATCGTCACCTCGGGCACGCGCGTCGCGAAGGAGAGCGAGCTCGCCACGATCGAGGAGGCGGTGCGCAAGCTCCGGGCGGAGACGGCCGTCGAGCCGTGCGCGTCGCTCGGCCTCGTCCGCGAGCCGGAGCTCGTCCGGCTCAAGGCTGCCGGGCTCATGCACTACCACCACAACCTCGAGACGGCCCGCAGCTTCTTCGAGAACGTCTGCACCACGCACACGTACGACGAGCAGCTCGAGACCATCCGCGCCGCGAAGCGGCAGGGCCTGAAGCTCTGCTCGGGCGGGATCCTCGGCATGGGCGAGACCCCGGAGCAGCGGGTCGAGCTCGCCGCCACGATCCGCGAGCTCGGGATCGACTGCGTGCCCATGAACTTCCTGAACCCTCGTCCCGGCACGCCGATGGAGCACGTGCAGGCGATCACGGCGGAGGAGTGCCTCGCCGCCGTGGCGGTGTTCCGGCTCATGATGCCCGCGGCGCACATCTTCGTGATGGGCGGGCGCGAGGTGAACCTGGGCGGGCGGCAGCACCTCATCTTCCGCGCCGGCGCGAACGGCACCATGGTCGGCAACTACCTGACGAGCGCAGGACGGGGACCGGGCGAGACGGTGCGGATGGTGGAGGAGCAGGGCCTGCGGCTCAGGGCGCCGGACACCGGGCGCGAGTGGGCCTTCGACGGGAGCGCCCCCGCCGAGGCGGAGTGGAACCGCCGCGCCGCCGAGCCGGGCGGCAAGCGCGGGCTGCCGGTGGTGGGCCCGCCGCGCGGCGGCTGCGCCTAG
- a CDS encoding lmo0937 family membrane protein, protein MLWTITILLVVLWALGMVSGATLGWWVHLLLVLAVISLIFAVMRRGSAAV, encoded by the coding sequence ATGCTCTGGACAATCACGATCCTGCTCGTGGTGCTGTGGGCGCTCGGGATGGTCTCCGGCGCGACGCTCGGCTGGTGGGTGCACCTGCTGCTCGTCCTCGCGGTCATCTCGCTCATCTTCGCCGTGATGCGCCGCGGCAGCGCTGCGGTTTGA
- the bioF gene encoding 8-amino-7-oxononanoate synthase — MARAPLDWIDRELEALEAKGLRRALEPLASPQGPVVEVGGRRLVNLCSNDYLGLAADPRLRSAAAEAAEREGAGSGASRLVAGDLPVHGALERAIAGHAGTEAALLFGSGYHANAGVPPALVGRDDAVFSDVLNHASIVDGCLLSRAKLVRYRHADVQELADLLAGTPARRKLVVTDAIFSMDGDAAPLREIAGLCDRHGAMLYVDEAHATGVLGPRGGGLAEALGVADRVDVHMGTLGKALGAAGAFVAGERRLVDLLVSRARTFVFTTAPAPAASAAALAALAIVEAEPERRARVLALAARMRVGLERLGFDVSRVAAPIFPVILGDEARAVAASRALRERGFFVRAIRPPTVPRGTSRLRVTLTAAHGEAQVDAFLGALEEVLRVPGGGAPRVL, encoded by the coding sequence ATGGCGCGCGCTCCCCTCGACTGGATCGACCGCGAGCTCGAGGCGCTCGAGGCGAAGGGGCTCCGCCGCGCGCTCGAGCCCCTCGCCTCGCCGCAGGGGCCGGTGGTGGAGGTCGGGGGTCGCCGCCTGGTGAACCTCTGCTCCAACGACTACCTCGGGCTGGCCGCCGATCCGCGCCTCCGCAGCGCGGCGGCCGAGGCGGCGGAGCGCGAGGGAGCGGGGAGCGGCGCCTCTCGGCTCGTCGCGGGCGATCTCCCGGTCCACGGGGCGCTGGAGCGCGCCATCGCGGGCCACGCCGGGACGGAGGCGGCGCTGCTCTTCGGGTCCGGCTACCACGCGAACGCGGGCGTCCCGCCGGCGCTGGTCGGGCGCGACGACGCCGTCTTCTCGGACGTGCTGAACCACGCCTCGATCGTGGACGGCTGCCTGCTCTCTCGCGCGAAGCTCGTGCGGTACCGCCACGCGGACGTGCAGGAGCTCGCGGACCTCCTCGCGGGCACCCCCGCGCGACGCAAGCTGGTGGTCACCGACGCGATCTTCTCGATGGACGGCGACGCGGCCCCGCTCCGCGAGATCGCCGGGCTGTGCGATCGGCACGGCGCCATGCTCTACGTGGACGAGGCTCACGCGACCGGCGTGCTCGGGCCGCGGGGCGGGGGGCTCGCCGAGGCGCTCGGCGTGGCGGACCGCGTGGACGTGCACATGGGCACCCTGGGGAAGGCGCTCGGCGCGGCCGGGGCGTTCGTGGCCGGAGAGCGCCGCCTGGTGGACCTCCTCGTCTCCCGCGCGCGCACCTTCGTGTTCACCACCGCGCCCGCGCCGGCCGCCTCGGCCGCGGCGCTCGCCGCGCTCGCGATCGTGGAGGCCGAGCCCGAGCGGCGCGCCCGCGTGCTCGCGCTCGCCGCCCGGATGAGGGTCGGCCTCGAGCGGCTCGGCTTCGACGTCTCGCGGGTGGCCGCGCCGATCTTCCCGGTGATCCTGGGCGACGAGGCGCGCGCGGTCGCCGCCTCGCGCGCCCTCCGCGAGCGCGGCTTCTTCGTGCGCGCCATCCGGCCGCCGACGGTGCCGCGCGGCACGAGCCGGCTTCGCGTGACGCTCACCGCGGCGCACGGCGAGGCGCAGGTGGACGCGTTCCTCGGCGCGCTGGAGGAGGTGCTGCGCGTGCCGGGGGGCGGAGCCCCCCGGGTGCTATGA